One Phaseolus vulgaris cultivar G19833 chromosome 11, P. vulgaris v2.0, whole genome shotgun sequence genomic window carries:
- the LOC137812520 gene encoding uncharacterized protein, protein MAFRQRTPTFRPNLSIRRVFETFQPRSEIKDLPEAYLLRVYLPGFQRDSVKVTYVASSRTVKATGERQIQGTRWYRFDQSYPIPDYCEPEALQAKFETPVLTLTMPKKATSQDHPKQPSQDKGVAAEPKLDEKLQDATTTPPSTTTTKVEEPIQGKKSVSPQPTTTLEGTPSETPSEPIKGRKGQEEAVERVGFSGENQMGGKELEAKPTPTRAALLHGDEKIQKGQEIESKPTPVPTKMERDEKPQKGQEDFEPRTTLTKVRTAEKYQKGQEDFEPRTTLTKVRTAEKYRKGQEDLEPRPAPVMLTKVKTAEKSQKDQEDFEPKPTPTMLNKDKTDEKAQKGQEEFEPKATSTMEPNIKTEEQPPKGQEEDKPKPDITNVTRKPTVKEQLEEEKTEETSDEDSEEKSDEDSEETSDEDEKETSDEDEEKERITKEVKEEPSKSRKSVKDKEQADFGEKETNTEKMLAKEKEKQSNNRTSLKKELKSEENATERVGSVSHIFTKFSEGTLNEEEKKLAANIGAAVLVIAALGYYVSYRFSF, encoded by the exons ATGGCTTTCAGGCAGAGAACACCAACTTTTCGTCCAAATCTTTCTATTCGTCGCGTCTTTGAAACTTTTCAGCCACGATCAGAGATCAAAGATCTTCCAGAAGCTTATCTTCTTCGTGTTTATCTTCCTG GTTTTCAGAGGGACAGTGTAAAGGTAACCTATGTGGCCTCTTCAAGAACAGTGAAGGCTACAGGAGAAAGACAAATTCAAGGCACCAGATGGTACAGATTTGATCAATCGTATCCGATTCCTGATTATTGTGAGCCAGAGGCACTTCAGGCCAAGTTTGAAACCCCAGTTCTCACCCTTACCATGCCAAAGAAGGCCACTTCACAAGATCATCCTAAACAACCATCCCAAGACAAAGGTGTAGCAGCTGAACCAAAGCTTGATGAAAAACTCCAAGATGCTACCACCACACCACCATCTACAACTACTACTAAAGTTGAAGAACCAATTcaaggaaagaaaagtgtttcacCACAACCTACAACTACTCTTGAAGGCACACCATCTGAGACCCCTTCAGAACCAATTAAGGGTCGAAAGGGTCAAGAGGAAGCTGTAGAAAGAGTTGGTTTTTCTGGTGAGAATCAAATGGGTGGGAAGGAGTTGGAGGCAAAACCAACACCAACAAGGGCAGCCTTGTTGCATGGAGATGAAAAGATTCAAAAGGGTCAAGAGATTGAGTCAAAACCAACACCAGTGCCAACCAAAATGGAAAGAGATGAAAAGCCTCAAAAGGGTCAAGAGGATTTTGAACCAAGAACAACGCTAACTAAAGTCAGAACGGCTGAAAAGTACCAGAAGGGTCAAGAGGATTTTGAACCAAGAACAACGCTAACTAAAGTCAGAACGGCTGAAAAGTACCGGAAGGGTCAAGAGGATTTAGAACCAAGACCGGCACCAGTAATGCTAACCAAAGTAAAAACTGCTGAAAAGTCCCAGAAGGATCAGGAGGATTTTGAACCAAAACCAACACCAACAATGCTAAACAAGGATAAAACAGATGAGAAGGCTCAAAAGGGTCAAGAGGAATTTGAACCTAAAGCAACATCAACAATGGAACCAAACATCAAAACAGAAGAGCAACCTCCAAAGGGTCAAGAGGAAGACAAGCCAAAACCTGATATAACAAATGTTACCAGAAAGCCAACAGTTAAAGAGCAATTGGAGGAAGAGAAGACAGAGGAAACAAGTGATGAAGATTCAGAAGAAAAAAGTGATGAAGATTCAGAAGAAACAAGTGATGAAGATGAAAAGGAAACaagtgatgaagatgaagagaaGGAGAGGATCACAAAGGAAGTTAAAGAGGAACCTTCTAAGTCAAGAAAGTCTGTGAAAGATAAGGAGCAGGCTGATTTTGGAGAGAAAGAAACCAATACAGAAAAAATGTTAGCCAAGGAAAAGGAAAAGCAATCTAACAACAGAACTTCTCTAAAAAAGGAACTGAAGAGTGAAGAGAATGCAACGGAAAGGGTTGGTTCTGTCTCCCacattttcacaaaattttcaGAAGGGACACTTAATGAGGAAGAGAAAAAATTAGCAGCAAATATTGGTGCTGCTGTTCTTGTCATTGCTGCATTGGGATATTACGTATCGTATAGGTTTTCCTTTTGA